The Candidatus Methylomirabilota bacterium genomic sequence CCTCATGGAGGTCGGACCCACGCTCGATCCCGAGCGGCCGCACTATCTCATGGGCGTCGGCACACCTTACGATCTCGTACGAGCCATCGGCGCGGGCATCGACATGTTCGACTGCGTCCTGCCCACGCGCAACGCGCGCAACGGCCAGGCCTTCACCGCGGACGGGCCGGTCACCATCAAGCAGGCCCGGCACGCTCGCGACCCGGCCCCGCTGCAGGCCGACTGTCCCTGCTACGCGTGCCGGCGGTTCTCACGGGCGTACCTGCGCCACCTCTTCGTGTCGAAGGAGCTCCTCGCGTACCGGCTGCTCACGTTGCACAACCTGCAATTCTTCCTGGCGCTGATGGCGGACATGCGCGCGGCGATCGCGGAAGGAGTGTTCGAGCCATTCCGGACTCGGTTTTTCGCGCGTTATGCAGTATCATCCCCTGGTATTTTGCGCCACGATACGGAACGTCCGGAGGTCTGAGTCCCCATGAACGTCACGCTCTTCGCCGACGTCGCCCACGCGGCCTCGGCGCCCCCCGGTGGGGGAGCCGGGCCGGCCGCCTTCGTGCAGCCGCTCATCCTCTTCGGCGTGATGTTCGCGATCTTCTACTTCCTGATGATCCGTCCCCAGCAGCGCCAGCGGCAGGACCGCGAGCGGATGCTGGCCGCGCTCAAGCGCGGCGACAAGGTGGTGACCACGAGCGGTCTCTACGGCACCATCACCGGCATCAACGAGCACTCGGTCACCCTGCGTGTCGCCGACCAGGTCAAGCTGGAATTCGAGCGCTCCGCCATCGGGCGCATTGTGGAGGGACAGGGCGACAAGGATGCCTAGGTATTTCTGGGTGCGCGTGGTCATCGTCCTCGCCGTCGTCCTCGCCTCCGTCTGGTACCTGTACCCGCTGCAGCGGACGATCAACCTCGGGCTCGACCTGCAGGGCGGCATCCACCTGGTGCTCGGCGTCGAGCTCGACAAGCACCTCGCCGGCCAGGTGGAGCGGGCGGCCGAGGACTTCAAGATCGCCCTGGACCGGAAGGGCATCGCCACCCGGCGCGTCGTCTCCGACGGCGCGGCCCGCTTCGTGGTCGAGCTCGCGTCGCCGCAGGTGTGGACGGATGCGCTCACCGTGGCGCGCGAGTTCACCGGCTTCGCGCCCGTGGACCAGGACCAGGCGGCGGGTCGCTTCGTCATGGCCATCGACGAGCGTCACACCGCGCAGGTGCGGGAGGACGCGGTCGCCCAGGCCGTGGAGCGGCTGC encodes the following:
- a CDS encoding tRNA guanosine(34) transglycosylase Tgt; translation: LMEVGPTLDPERPHYLMGVGTPYDLVRAIGAGIDMFDCVLPTRNARNGQAFTADGPVTIKQARHARDPAPLQADCPCYACRRFSRAYLRHLFVSKELLAYRLLTLHNLQFFLALMADMRAAIAEGVFEPFRTRFFARYAVSSPGILRHDTERPEV
- the yajC gene encoding preprotein translocase subunit YajC, which produces MNVTLFADVAHAASAPPGGGAGPAAFVQPLILFGVMFAIFYFLMIRPQQRQRQDRERMLAALKRGDKVVTTSGLYGTITGINEHSVTLRVADQVKLEFERSAIGRIVEGQGDKDA